GGGTGGTGGCGAAGGCGATGACGACCAGCCAGGGGACCTGGCCGAAGAGCTTGCCGAACCCGACGGCGTGCTGGAGCTTCCCGGAGACCGCGCCGGTCGGGTCCTGGCCCCCGGTGATGATCTGGGCGATGCCGAGGGCCGCACCGAACCCGCCGAGGGTGACGATCAGCGGCGGCACCTTCGCCTTCGCCACCAGCCACCCCTGCAGGGCGCCCCAGAGCAGCCCGGTGACCAGCGCGATCAGGGTGGAGACCGCGACGGTGCCCCAACCGGCCTCCGCGCCGCCGTGGTGGATGGTGTACTCGGCCGAGAGCACGGCGGAGAGCACCAGGACCGAGCCGACCGACAGGTCGATCCCGGCGACGATGACCACGTAGGTCATGCCGACGCCCAGGACCAGGTAGATCGCGGCGTTGGTGGCGATCTGGGTCAGGTCGTAGCGGGTCAGGAAGGTGTCGGGCCGGGCGACGGTGAAGAACGCGACGAGCAGCAGCAGGACCCCGAAGGTCCACGCCTCGTTCACGGCGGCGAGTCGGCGCACCCAGCCGGGGAGGGCCCGGGTCGGTGACGCGTCATCAGCTGTCACGTCACTGGTTGTCGCATCACCAACTGTCGTGTCACCAGTTGTCGCGCCATCGATTGTCGCGTCACCAGTTGTCGCGTCACCAGTTGCCGCGTCACCAGTTGTCACGTCACCAGTTGCCGCGTCACTAGCTGTCGCATCACTAGCTGTCGCATCACTAGTTGTCGCGTCATCGATTGACGCGTCACCAGTTGTCGCGTCACGGGCCTTGCCGGGCACCTGCGCACTCACGCGGCACCGTCCTTTCCGAGGGTCGACCCAGCGGCGGCAGCCGGCCCAGACCCCGCCCCCGCCCCCGCCCCCGGCCCAGGCCCAGGCCCAGGCCCAGGCTCCAACGCGGAGTCGAGGGCCCCCGTCATCGCGCCGACGAGTTCCTCGACCGAGGTGGTGGCGGCGTCGAGGACGGCCACCCGCCGTCCCAGCCGCAGGACTTCGACCCGGTCGGCGACCGAGAGCACCTCCGGCATGTTGTGGCTGATCAGGACGACGGAGACCCCGCGGTCGCGGACGCGTCTGATGGTCTCCAGCACCCGGCCGCGCTGGACCACGCCGAGGGCGGCCGTGGGTTCGTCCATGAAGATGACGCGGCCCGCGAAGGCGACGGCGCGGGCGACCGCCACCGACTGCCGCTGTCCGCCGGAGAGTGCGGCCACGGGGACGGTCACGTCCCGGAGGTCGACGCCGAGTTCGGCGAAGGCGGTGACGGCGGCGCGGCGCATCGCGGCGTTGTCGAGCACTCCGAGGCGGCCGAGCAGGCCGGGGCGGCGGAGTTCGCGGCCGAGGTGGAGGTTGGCGGCCGCGTCGAGGTCCTGGGCGAGGGCGAGGTCCTGGTAGACCGTCTCCACGCCGTGGCGCCGGGCGTCGAGCGGGCCGGTGAGCCGGACGGGGGTGCCGTCCACCAGGATCTCGCCGCCGTCGGGGGCGGTGGAGCCGGAGAGGGTCTTGACCAGGGTGCTCTTGCCGGCGCCGTTGTCGCCGATCAGCGCCACCACCTCGCCCGGGTGGACGGCGAAGTCGGCGCCCTGGAGGGCGTGCACCCGGCCGTAGTGCTTGCTCACCTTCCGTGCTTCCAGAAGGGGTTGGGACATCGAGCTGACCTCCGCGCCGCGATTGGTAACGTTCACCGAAGAGTTGGGAGTCTGATACCGCCGTGACGGCCTGTCAATAGCTCCGGCACCACCTCCCGCCGAGCGTCAAATACCGGAAAAAACACCGGAGTTGACCTTGACGCCCAGCCTTGACGCGCACATCGCAGCGCCGGAACAATTCCATCCGCTCGGTAACGTTCACATCGCTACCGGAAGGTGTTCCACGGTGTCCCTCCCCACTCGCAAGGCCCGTGCCGCCGTCGCGGTCGGCAGTCTGCTGCTCGCCGCCTTCGGCCCGGGAGCGGGAACGGCCCTCGCCGCCCCCGCATCCGCCCCCGCGTCCGACCCCGCGTCCGCCACCGCCCTCGCGTCCGCCACCGCGGCGGCGTCCAACCTCACCCCGTACGTCGACCCGTTCATCGGGACCGACGACAGCAACGCACCCAACCCCGTCCCGGGCGGCGCCGGCGGCGCCACCTACCCGGGCGCGGTGGTGCCCTTCGGCGGGGTGCAGTTCAGCCCCGACACCCCGACGGCCTCGCCATCGGGGTACCGCTACTCCGACACCTCGATCGAGGACTTCAGCCTCACCCACTTCGACGGGGCCGGCTGCCCGAACAACGAGGACCTGCCGCTGCTGCCGGTCACCGGCGCGCTGGGCGCCTCGCCGGGCAGCAGTTGGACCGGCTACGCCTCGGGCTACACCAAGTCCAACGAGGCCGCCGCCCCCGGCTACTACAAGAACCGGCTGGACAAGTACGCCACCGACGTCGAGCTGACCGCGACCACCCGCACCGGCATGGGCAGGCTGACCTACCCGGCCACCAACGCCGCCCAGTTGCTGATCGCCACCGGCCGCAGCGCCACCGGCAACCGCAGCGGCTCGGTGAAGGTCAGCGGCTCGGAGGTGACCGGCAGCGTCACCGCCGGCGGCTTCTGCGGCTCCTCGAAGACCTACCAGATCTACTTCGACATCCGCTTCGACCGGGCCCCGACCGGCTTCGGCACCTGGTCCGGCGCCACCGTCAGCGCCGGTTCGGCGAGCGCGTCCGGCACCAACACCGGCGCCTACCTCACCTTCGACACCGGCGGCTCGCGGACGGTGCAGTTCAAGGTGGCGCTGAGCTACGTCAGCACCGCCAACGCCCAGGCCGACCTGACCGCCGAGAACAACGGCTGGGACTTCGCCGCGGTGCGCTCCGCCGCCGACGCCTCCTGGAACCAGGTCCTCAACCGGGC
The window above is part of the Kitasatospora sp. NA04385 genome. Proteins encoded here:
- a CDS encoding ABC transporter permease, whose translation is MTADDASPTRALPGWVRRLAAVNEAWTFGVLLLLVAFFTVARPDTFLTRYDLTQIATNAAIYLVLGVGMTYVVIVAGIDLSVGSVLVLSAVLSAEYTIHHGGAEAGWGTVAVSTLIALVTGLLWGALQGWLVAKAKVPPLIVTLGGFGAALGIAQIITGGQDPTGAVSGKLQHAVGFGKLFGQVPWLVVIAFATTLVFGLVLARTRFGRHTYAIGSNPEAARRVGIDVDRHLVKVYALTGLLSGLGSTMWLAYFGTTSIAGHSTDNLKVITAVVLGGASLFGGRGTVLGTVIGVFIPAVLTTGLIIMDVQQYWQDVAIGVVLVAAVYLDQFRRRGRERG
- a CDS encoding ATP-binding cassette domain-containing protein, whose amino-acid sequence is MSQPLLEARKVSKHYGRVHALQGADFAVHPGEVVALIGDNGAGKSTLVKTLSGSTAPDGGEILVDGTPVRLTGPLDARRHGVETVYQDLALAQDLDAAANLHLGRELRRPGLLGRLGVLDNAAMRRAAVTAFAELGVDLRDVTVPVAALSGGQRQSVAVARAVAFAGRVIFMDEPTAALGVVQRGRVLETIRRVRDRGVSVVLISHNMPEVLSVADRVEVLRLGRRVAVLDAATTSVEELVGAMTGALDSALEPGPGPGPGPGAGAGAGSGPAAAAGSTLGKDGAA